CCAAGAAATCTTCGAAGCTCGTAATCCTAAAGGGGTTGCGACAATCAGTGAAGTAGCGGGTGAAGTCGTTTCTATCGAAGAAAATGCTGGAAGTCGTACAAAAGAAATTACGATTAAAGGCTCTACAGATACTCGTTCTTACACAGTTCCATTTACAGCTCGTCTAAAAGTGGAAGAAGGACAAATCATCGATCGTGGTGCTCCATTAACTGAAGGTTCTATCGATCCTAAAGAATTATTACGTGTTCGTGACGTATTATCCGTTGAAAACTACTTATTACGTGAAGTACAAAAAGTATACCGTATGCAAGGGGTAGAAATCGGCGATAAACACGTTGAGGTAATGGTTCGTCAAATGTTACGTAAAGTTCGCGTAATGGATCCAGGTTCAACAGAAATCCTTCCAGGAACATTACTTGATATTGCAGACTTTACAGAACGTAACCGCTCTGCAATCATGAACGGTGAAGTACCTGCGACAGCTCGTCCTGTATTATTAGGTATTACAAAAGCTTCATTAGAAACAAACAGCTTCTTGTCTGCTGCATCATTCCAAGAAACAACTCGTGTCTTGACAGATGCTTCTATCCGCGGCAAGAAAGACCACTTACTCGGATTGAAGGAAAATGTTATCATTGGTAAGATCATCCCTGCTGGTACAGGTATGGCTCGTTACCGCAATATGGAAACAAGTACTTCAGAACCAGTATTATCAGTGGAACAAACAGAAGTTCTTGTTGGAGAACCAACTCCTTCTGAAGAAGACACAAATGAATAATCTGTGAATTCAAGCACCCTATTGATGGTTTCAATAGGGTGTTTTTTCTTAGATTATTCATAGAAGTTTCTTTGAGGTTCTAACAAAATAGTGTATAATAGCGGAAACTTAAGAATGGAGTGAAAAAATGAAAAAAACAACAAAAATCTTAAGTCTTGCAGCCGCAAGCCTATTAGCAGCCTGTTCAAATCAAGCTGCACCAGCAAAAGAAACTACGACTGCTGCTCCTGAAACAACAGTGCAACAGACAACACAAGCTCCTGCTACAACTGTGACAGCCACTACAAGTACAGCTAATACAGCTACTACTTCAAGTGCAGCGACAAATTCTAGTCAGTCTATGGGAAGTCAAAATGCAATGCAGAAAGAATTGATTGACACTTTCAAAAAAGCTTTCCCTGATTTAGACATTACCACTATCGAATTTGTAAATGGGATGTATTATGAAATTGAAGCAATCAACGATACAAAAGAATATACGTATCGCTATGATAAAGCTACAAAATCATTCTCTAAATATGCTGAAGTACCAGCTGATCCAGGTGAAAGAAATGAAGAGAAAATTGACACAGCTTCATTGAAACAAGTGGATGATATGGCTGCTGTCGCTCAAAAAGAATACCCTAACGGTTCTATCCGTGAGTGGAGTGTTGACAGAGATGATGGTGAAGTCATTTGGGAATTTGACATTTATCTAGGTGCAAATGATGATGTCACTGTTAAAGTTTCGAATGCTACAGGAAAAGTAACAGAAATCGATCGTTAAGAAATATTCCTTACCCCGTCAAG
This Granulicatella adiacens ATCC 49175 DNA region includes the following protein-coding sequences:
- a CDS encoding PepSY domain-containing protein, whose amino-acid sequence is MKKTTKILSLAAASLLAACSNQAAPAKETTTAAPETTVQQTTQAPATTVTATTSTANTATTSSAATNSSQSMGSQNAMQKELIDTFKKAFPDLDITTIEFVNGMYYEIEAINDTKEYTYRYDKATKSFSKYAEVPADPGERNEEKIDTASLKQVDDMAAVAQKEYPNGSIREWSVDRDDGEVIWEFDIYLGANDDVTVKVSNATGKVTEIDR